In Mercenaria mercenaria strain notata chromosome 14, MADL_Memer_1, whole genome shotgun sequence, the following are encoded in one genomic region:
- the LOC123527981 gene encoding uncharacterized protein LOC123527981, which translates to MSDIQSTIPVVDVDRIGMHRKSDEIDKASLETVALSLKNAFCKYGVCYFKNHGIEYEDKFIHVSEAFFKQPLDIKTQHLRGTRRDFGYTPVGQETVNLEHPGDMKESFNYQPGDDQDDWMDNAFPDACKEMFGQCAVLGYRVLDALSLALGQRQTFLRDSHARIGTQDNPTTFRSLYYPPIPLGMTTKSGEIRFAEHSDYGTMSFLFQDEVGGLEVDFPGKGFVEAIPIPGTILVMAADLLQRYTADIVVSVRHKVLVPAEESKRRTPRQSAVFFILPDNDSVVKPLDGSAKYKPVTCMEYLQPKMTDVVGVTY; encoded by the coding sequence ATGTCGGACATCCAGTCGACCATCCCTGTCGTTGACGTAGATAGAATTGGTATGCACAGAAAATCGGATGAAATTGATAAGGCGTCACTGGAAACTGTTGCTTTGTCActgaaaaatgcattttgtaaatatGGCGTTTGTTATTTCAAAAACCACGGTATTGAGTACGAAGACAAATTCATACACGTTTCAGAAGCCTTCTTCAAACAGCCTTTAGACATAAAAACACAACACCTTCGTGGAACGAGACGGGATTTTGGTTATACACCAGTAGGACAGGAAACGGTTAACCTTGAACATCCGGGAGATATGAAAGAGTCTTTTAATTACCAGCCTGGTGACGACCAAGACGACTGGATGGATAATGCCTTTCCAGATGCTTGTAAAGAAATGTTTGGTCAATGTGCAGTTTTGGGGTACCGTGTACTTGATGCACTTTCCCTGGCGCTTGGTCAACGACAGACATTTCTAAGAGATTCTCACGCACGTATCGGAACACAGGACAACCCTACAACTTTTAGATCGTTATATTATCCTCCAATCCCGTTAGGTATGACAACAAAATCGGGTGAAATTCGTTTTGCCGAACACTCGGATTACGGAACAATGTCATTCCTGTTTCAAGATGAAGTTGGAGGTCTGGAGGTCGACTTTCCCGGCAAAGGATTTGTGGAAGCAATTCCTATACCTGGGACTATCCTCGTAATGGCTGCTGATTTACTGCAGCGATACACCGCCGATATCGTGGTTTCGGTTCGGCATAAGGTGCTCGTACCTGCAGAAGAATCTAAGAGAAGAACACCTCGACAGTCAGCTGTTTTCTTTATACTGCCTGATAATGATTCTGTAGTGAAGCCTTTAGACGGGTCGGCGAAATATAAACCAGTCACTTGCATGGAATACCTACAACCCAAAATGACAGATGTCGTTGGCGTTACATATTAG